In Phlebotomus papatasi isolate M1 unplaced genomic scaffold, Ppap_2.1 HiC_scaffold_220, whole genome shotgun sequence, the following proteins share a genomic window:
- the LOC129808944 gene encoding uncharacterized protein LOC129808944: protein MDDSPDSQFMLTCQIVPSVLQQKLPNWNVQADQIPIPSDISLADPTWYVPQPIDLIISNEFYNDIYTSKILRLGQGFPVLKESCFGWVISGPHTSSSPTDQIAYVGTTLASIDSSLKKFWEVEEVSPDHLKTPDHETVENIFQETTTRDGTGRYIVHIPFRPGVTRLHNNLPNATKQFLLLEKRLSNKPEIKTQYHAAMQENFDLNFFEKVPPEEINSTSYYMPHHAVIKESPVGTKLRIVKNASSKSQTGLSLNDVAMMGPIVQPDIATILLRDYHRILWRSNPSEPISHYRARGVCFGVTTSPYLATRVLIDLAEKEQVQFPLAAKALKQNFYVDDCLISFPSIPEAKECRLQLTELLASAGMTLAKWCVNDPQITDHSDQRESCDIFPEKSKALGMIWLPQDDQFTFKLTKDFSKANTKREVLAAIASLYDPLGLISPVIVVGKLILQEIWKAQIPWDQPMSSEIITKWKQFAEGLSSIHSLHVPRSVSEFKSPKSRELHVFCDSSSFAYGAVAYVVTENETELCATVLGARLIKKIQESLSFNEYFPWTDSTIVLGQIRSKRVKFDVFTTHGISEIHKLTDSSKWQHVPGVSNPANIVSRGKAENWPEDPYGVMFIASNIANESQVLPPHPLETILNKSNSYVKVKNILAYVLRFLTKSTRRVKGPLTPTEIHASEHKLISFAQSQHLSEVRSAIADGSMWTGRKFNNVRHLTPFIDEQGIIRVGGRLAKSLQDYDVRHPMLLPKCRLSTLITMQAHKDNMHAGPQLLLATLRQRYWPLGGRNLTCRVTRSCVVCWKKRPLMLEQRMGDLPQGRIEHVAPFK from the exons ATGGACGACAGTCCAGATTCTCAGTTCATGTTAACCTGCCAAATCGTCCCATCAGTACTCCAACAAAAACTGCCAAATTGGAACGTTCAGGCCGATCAAATTCCCATTCCCTCAGATATTTCTCTAGCCGATCCGACCTGGTACGTTCCACAGCCAATTGATTTGATAATAAGCAACGAGTTTTATAACGACATTTATACCAGTAAGATTCTACGCTTGGGTCAAGGATTTCCAGTTCTCAAAGAAAGTTGTTTCGGCTGGGTAATTTCCGGGCCTCATACTAGTTCATCCCCAACTGATCAAATTGCCTATGTCGGGACCACCCTAGCTTCTATCGATTCGTCCCTCAAGAAATTTTGGGAAGTAGAAGAAGTGTCCCCAGATCACCTCAAAACTCCAGATCACGAGACAGTCGAGAATATCTTTCAAGAAACCACTACCCGCGATGGCACGGGACGATATATTGTGCATATTCCTTTCCGGCCGGGTGTAACTCGCTTGCACAATAATCTTCCCAATGCCACCAAGCAATTTCTGCTTCTCGAAAAACGCCTATCTAACAAACCAGAGATTAAGACCCAATACCACGCAGCTATGCAAGAGAATTTCGATCTCAATTTCTTTGAGAAGGTACCACCGGAAGAGATCAACTCCACCTCCTATTATATGCCACATCACGCTGTCATTAAGGAATCTCCTGTTGGTACCAAGCTACGAATAGTCAAGAATGCGAGTTCCAAATCGCAAACCGGGCTCAGTCTCAACGACGTAGCTATGATGGGTCCTATTGTGCAACCGGACATTGCCACAATTCTCCTAAG AGACTATCATCGCATTTTATGGCGATCCAATCCATCAGAGCCAATTAGTCATTACAGAGCCAGAGGTGTTTGCTTCGGTGTAACAACCTCTCCCTATCTAGCCACCCGAGTGCTCATAGATTTAGCAGAAAAGGAACAAGTCCAATTCCCACTTGCCGCAAAAGCCCTCAAGCAGAATTTTTATGTAGACGATTGTCTCATTTCCTTTCCATCCATTCCGGAAGCTAAAGAATGTCGGCTACAATTGACGGAGTTGCTTGCTTCGGCAGGTATGACCCTTGCCAAATGGTGTGTCAATGACCCACAGATAACTGATCATTCCGACCAAAGAGAGAGTTGCGACATATTCCCAGAAAAATCCAAGGCGTTAGGCATGATTTGGCTTCCACAAGATGACCAGTTCACGTTCAAGCTtacaaaagatttttcaaaggCTAACACCAAAAGAGAGGTACTTGCCGCCATTGCGTCCCTTTACGATCCCCTAGGGCTGATATCCCCTGTCATTGTAGTAGGGAAGTTGATCCTACAAGAGATCTGGAAGGCACAAATCCCCTGGGACCAACCCATGTCTTCCGAGATTATTACCAAGTGGAAACAGTTTGCCGAAGGTCTATCTTCCATTCATTCCCTTCATGTTCCACGCTCAGTTTCCGAATTTAAATCCCCAAAATCCAGAGAGTTGCATGTTTTCTGTGACAGCAGCTCCTTTGCATATGGCGCAGTGGCCTATGTAGTCACTGAGAATGAGACAG AATTATGCGCCACAGTTCTAGGTGCCAGACTGATCAAGAAAATTCAAGAGTCCCTCTCATTCAATGAGTATTTTCCATGGACAGATTCGACGATTGTCTTAGGACAAATCAGGTCAAAGCGCGTCAAGTTTGATGTATTTACCACCCACGGAATTTCTGAGATCCATAAGCTAACAGATTCGTCCAAATGGCAGCATGTACCGGGAGTTTCAAATCCTGCGAATATTGTTTCGCGAG GTAAGGCAGAAAATTGGCCTGAAGACCCTTATGGTGTCATGTTCATTGCCTCCAATATTGCCAATGAGAGTCAAGTCCTACCTCCACATCCATTAGAAACAATCCTCAATAAATCCAACAGCTATGTTAAggtaaaaaatatcttagcataTGTCCTCAGATTCCTAACCAAGTCCACGAGGCGTGTTAAAGGTCCTCTCACTCCCACAGAAATCCATGCCTCAGAGCACAAGTTAATATCTTTTGCACAGTCTCAACACCTGTCCGAAGTGAGATCAGCCATTGCTGATGGTTCTATGTGGACGGGGAGGAAATTCAACAATGTTCGTCATCTAACACCATTCATTGACGAACAGGGAATCATCAGAGTGGGAGGAAGACTTGCTAAGTCTCTGCAGGACTACGACGTTAGACATCCTATGCTGCTACCTAAGTGTCGACTTTCAACCCTCATTACCATGCAAGCACACAAGGACAACATGCACGCCGGGCCACAGTTACTCCTAGCAACTCTACGCCAGAGATATTGGCCATTAGGAGGAAGAAATCTTACCTGTCGTGTTACCAGATCATGTGTCGTGTGTTGGAAGAAGAGACCCCTCATGCTAGAACAAAGAATGGGTGATCTTCCTCAAGGCAGGATAGAGCATGTCGCACCTTTCAAA